A DNA window from Micromonospora inyonensis contains the following coding sequences:
- a CDS encoding ATP-grasp domain-containing protein produces MTPLAQNPPPPTVVMVDVYAPTMRLARAFAAAGCAVVRVRSTPEIPAVYAGHADPAAEALFADTVVHSGDVELTAKAVAAHEPVAVVTGGELGVELADRLSETLGLTSNGTQRSAARRDKYLQIEAVRAAGLPTARQLLVTDADGLADWHRELGTRVVVKPVRSAGNDGVTFCDTPAESVAAYRAVAGARNIFSLPNEAVVAQEYLTGTEYVVNTVSRDGRHRATDVWRYTKISANGVRDRISGAVLVAPTAPERDTLVRYAAEVLDALDVRHGPAHHEIMLTADGPRLVEVGVRLCGADTAAQALLALGESQVERTVQAYLDPAGFLATVDTPQQVRQHVAMAFLTSPVTGILRGYPLLEQVRELESLHEIQVGVHPGERLPLTVDDTTEPMMVVLAHARAEVVERDLATVGWLDGHGFYDVEPAAPAGAA; encoded by the coding sequence TTGACCCCGCTCGCGCAGAATCCACCACCGCCGACCGTGGTGATGGTCGACGTGTACGCGCCGACGATGCGGCTGGCCCGGGCCTTCGCCGCCGCCGGCTGCGCCGTCGTCCGGGTGCGCAGCACCCCGGAGATCCCCGCCGTGTACGCCGGGCACGCCGACCCGGCGGCCGAGGCGCTCTTCGCCGACACCGTCGTCCACTCAGGCGACGTCGAGCTGACGGCCAAAGCGGTCGCCGCCCACGAACCGGTCGCCGTGGTGACCGGCGGTGAACTCGGCGTCGAGCTGGCCGACCGGCTGAGCGAGACGCTCGGCCTGACCAGCAACGGCACGCAGCGCAGCGCGGCCCGGCGGGACAAGTACCTCCAGATCGAGGCCGTGCGGGCGGCCGGGCTGCCCACCGCCCGCCAGCTGCTCGTCACCGACGCCGACGGACTGGCCGACTGGCACCGGGAGCTGGGTACCCGGGTGGTGGTCAAGCCGGTGCGCAGCGCCGGCAACGACGGGGTGACCTTCTGCGACACCCCGGCCGAGTCGGTCGCCGCCTACCGGGCGGTGGCCGGGGCACGCAACATCTTCTCCCTGCCGAACGAGGCCGTGGTCGCCCAGGAGTACCTCACCGGCACCGAGTACGTGGTCAACACCGTCAGCCGTGACGGTCGGCACCGGGCCACCGACGTCTGGCGGTACACCAAGATCTCCGCCAACGGCGTACGCGACCGGATCAGCGGGGCGGTCCTGGTCGCGCCGACCGCACCCGAGCGGGACACCCTCGTCCGGTACGCCGCCGAGGTCCTCGACGCCCTCGACGTGCGGCACGGCCCGGCGCACCACGAGATCATGCTCACCGCCGACGGGCCCCGCCTCGTCGAGGTCGGGGTACGGCTCTGCGGCGCGGACACCGCCGCCCAGGCGTTGCTGGCCCTCGGCGAGTCCCAGGTCGAACGGACCGTCCAGGCATACCTCGACCCGGCCGGGTTCCTCGCCACCGTGGACACCCCGCAGCAGGTCCGTCAGCACGTGGCGATGGCCTTCCTCACCTCCCCGGTCACCGGGATCCTGCGCGGCTACCCGCTGCTGGAGCAGGTCCGGGAACTGGAGAGCCTGCACGAGATCCAGGTCGGGGTGCACCCCGGCGAGCGGTTGCCGCTGACCGTGGACGACACCACCGAACCGATGATGGTCGTCCTCGCCCACGCCCGGGCCGAGGTGGTCGAACGCGACCTGGCGACGGTGGGCTGGCTGGACGGGCACGGCTTCTACGACGTGGAACCGGCCGCCCCCGCAGGTGCGGCGTGA
- a CDS encoding aminotransferase class V-fold PLP-dependent enzyme translates to MAAPATLPAGHPDRVLAELADWQRGVRAQFPILTGSGEAYLDSAATSQKPQAVLDAVQHYLTGENANAGRGIYRWANRTTALLHDCRTRVGDLIDDPDPERSGVHLVGGTTEALRRVALDWLVDLLADGDEIVVPAADHLANVVPWQEARDAAARRGVTVRLVEMPYEPSGDYDVAALAPLVGERTRLVAVTHVHHVYGVDMNVHRIRRLVGDDVVICLDAAQSVGHLPVSVTDLDVDFLAFSGHKAMALPGLGVLWARNRRGPRYEHRGWQGSPHTVGAVSLAAAVDWFEATDVERIARWTVALGARLTDGLSRLRDVRVLGCQDSLTLDSAVQRRHGLVTFLHPAISAADLGFVLADHGLMVRANAHCQGPAGERENSVRVSLHAYNTVEEVDRLLDVLARLDASVTTPSYH, encoded by the coding sequence ATGGCCGCCCCCGCGACGCTGCCCGCAGGGCACCCGGACCGGGTGCTCGCCGAGCTGGCCGACTGGCAGCGCGGCGTCCGCGCCCAGTTCCCCATCCTGACCGGCAGCGGCGAGGCGTACCTGGACAGCGCCGCCACCTCCCAGAAGCCGCAGGCGGTGCTCGACGCCGTGCAGCACTACCTCACCGGCGAGAACGCCAACGCCGGGCGCGGCATCTACCGGTGGGCCAACCGGACCACCGCGCTGCTGCACGACTGCCGTACCCGGGTCGGTGACCTGATCGACGACCCGGACCCGGAGCGGTCCGGTGTGCACCTGGTCGGGGGCACCACCGAGGCGCTGCGCCGGGTGGCCCTGGACTGGCTCGTCGACCTCCTCGCCGACGGCGACGAGATCGTCGTGCCCGCCGCCGACCACCTGGCCAACGTGGTCCCCTGGCAGGAGGCACGGGACGCGGCGGCCCGCCGGGGCGTGACGGTCCGCCTGGTGGAGATGCCGTACGAACCCTCCGGCGACTACGACGTCGCCGCGCTCGCCCCGCTGGTCGGGGAGCGGACCCGCCTCGTCGCGGTCACCCACGTCCACCACGTCTACGGGGTGGACATGAACGTGCACCGGATCCGCCGGCTGGTCGGCGACGACGTGGTGATCTGCCTGGACGCCGCGCAGAGCGTCGGGCACCTGCCGGTCTCGGTGACCGACCTGGACGTCGACTTCCTGGCGTTCTCCGGGCACAAGGCGATGGCGCTGCCCGGCCTCGGCGTGCTCTGGGCACGCAACCGCCGTGGCCCCCGGTACGAGCACCGGGGCTGGCAGGGCAGCCCGCACACCGTCGGCGCGGTGAGCCTGGCGGCGGCCGTGGACTGGTTCGAGGCGACCGACGTGGAGCGGATCGCCCGCTGGACGGTGGCCCTCGGCGCCCGGCTGACCGACGGGCTGAGCCGGCTGCGCGACGTCCGCGTCCTCGGCTGCCAGGACAGCCTGACCCTGGACTCGGCCGTGCAGCGCCGGCACGGCCTGGTGACCTTCCTGCACCCGGCGATCAGCGCCGCCGACCTGGGGTTCGTGCTGGCCGACCACGGGCTGATGGTGCGCGCCAACGCCCACTGCCAGGGGCCGGCGGGGGAGCGGGAGAACTCGGTCCGGGTCAGCCTGCACGCCTACAACACCGTCGAGGAGGTGGACCGGCTCCTCGACGTGCTGGCCCGCCTCGACGCCTCCGTGACCACCCCGTCCTACCACTGA
- a CDS encoding pyridoxal-phosphate dependent enzyme yields the protein MRYDSITDAIGNTPLVRIDPAVHGLAHIDLYAKLELLNPFGSVKDRAAWTMAAPRLAEAREAGATVVELSSGNTAKALAVIAGMHGLPFTSITNRMKVPEIKDLLLLLGATIEELPGQAECLDPTNTEDPLTRIHRTISESGSAYLHTDQYYNPRNTQAHVDGTGPEIIKDLDGRVPDYFVACVGTAGSSTGVARVLRENDPAVTVVGLVAAKSDFIPGIRNIDEVHEVGLFDPDTYDTIESISADEAIDGLLALNRRCGVLAGPTGGGAYTGAVRYLRQVDAELAAAGGGPRRRSAVFIVCDRVESYLSYIRRRRPELLHQPARVGAVSTVTDAEADAARTVDVPAAREWIARAQPLVIDLRGTFAYTTAHIEGSVNIVDELFDELLRGGLPFDTGRPVLLACPVGEKSRRYAALLTRMGHTDVRSLDGGVVAWRDAGAPLVRT from the coding sequence ATGAGATACGACAGCATCACCGACGCCATCGGCAACACCCCGCTGGTCCGCATCGACCCGGCCGTGCACGGCCTGGCCCACATCGACCTCTACGCCAAGCTGGAGCTGCTCAACCCGTTCGGGTCGGTCAAGGACCGGGCGGCCTGGACGATGGCCGCACCCCGGCTGGCCGAGGCCCGCGAGGCCGGCGCGACCGTGGTCGAACTCTCCAGCGGCAACACGGCCAAGGCCCTGGCGGTGATCGCCGGCATGCACGGACTGCCGTTCACCAGCATCACCAACCGGATGAAGGTGCCCGAGATCAAGGACCTGCTCCTGCTGCTCGGGGCCACCATCGAGGAACTGCCCGGCCAGGCCGAGTGCCTGGACCCGACGAACACCGAGGACCCGCTGACCCGGATCCACCGCACGATCAGCGAGTCCGGCTCGGCGTACCTGCACACCGACCAGTACTACAACCCGCGCAACACCCAGGCGCACGTCGACGGCACCGGACCCGAGATCATCAAGGACCTCGACGGGCGCGTGCCGGACTACTTCGTGGCCTGCGTGGGCACCGCCGGTTCCTCCACCGGGGTGGCCCGGGTGCTGCGCGAGAACGACCCGGCGGTCACCGTGGTCGGCCTGGTCGCCGCCAAGTCCGACTTCATCCCCGGCATCCGCAACATCGACGAGGTCCACGAGGTGGGCCTGTTCGACCCGGACACCTACGACACCATCGAGTCGATCTCCGCCGACGAGGCGATCGACGGCCTCCTGGCGCTCAACCGCCGCTGCGGCGTGCTGGCCGGACCGACCGGCGGTGGCGCGTACACCGGGGCCGTGCGGTACCTGCGCCAGGTGGACGCCGAACTGGCCGCCGCCGGGGGCGGGCCCCGTCGCCGCAGTGCCGTCTTCATCGTCTGCGACCGTGTCGAGAGCTACCTCAGCTACATCCGTCGCCGCCGGCCGGAGCTGCTCCACCAGCCCGCCCGCGTCGGTGCGGTCAGCACGGTCACCGACGCCGAGGCGGACGCGGCCCGCACGGTGGACGTGCCCGCCGCCCGGGAGTGGATCGCCCGGGCCCAGCCGCTCGTGATCGACCTGCGGGGCACCTTCGCCTACACCACCGCGCACATCGAGGGGTCGGTCAACATCGTCGACGAACTCTTCGACGAACTGCTGCGCGGAGGGCTGCCCTTCGACACCGGACGGCCGGTGCTGCTGGCCTGCCCGGTGGGGGAGAAGTCCCGGCGGTACGCGGCCCTGCTGACCCGGATGGGGCACACCGACGTCCGCAGCCTCGACGGCGGGGTGGTGGCCTGGCGCGACGCCGGTGCCCCCCTGGTGCGCACCTGA
- a CDS encoding alanine racemase produces the protein MDSPLYLRPRVDGRLAELLGQPPLLHDLVQALGSPLNVVLPDQIADNTEAFRAVHQRHHLRGEVFFAHKANRSSALLRRLAATPAGIDVASLGELQHALGAGFTPQRVMATGPKTREFLWLAARCGITVNLDSPAELDDLVALVRRHELPTVRVLARLSAFTSAGATILSRPSRFGTPLAEADRLLARLAEARDAVELVGVAYHLDTIGLTEKAVALEACLTVLAGAHRYGLHPRVVDVGGGFGVDYLADGAQWERWTSELARAVLGRRPELTWGGHGYGWRAEAGTLRGALGLYPAHRPSSGHRYLTELLGASATGLGGRTLATLLQEHLYDLWVEPGRALVDQCGAVLARVLEVRPTAAGCHLVRLDLNAGDVSLEEHGVMMDPVLLPTTPTAPVDPATHGHPVYLLGNLCLEADLITRRKVFLPALPRPGDLLAFANTAGYFMDFSADHALHQPVARMVAAWQDAGSWRWCLDEQYWPLDTGRRPSSDEPTPTTTAGRSTPRPRLQETAAA, from the coding sequence ATGGACTCCCCGCTGTACCTGCGTCCGCGGGTCGACGGCCGACTAGCGGAGTTGCTGGGGCAACCACCCCTGCTGCACGACCTCGTCCAGGCGCTGGGCTCACCGCTCAACGTCGTGCTGCCGGACCAGATCGCCGACAACACGGAGGCGTTCCGGGCCGTACACCAGCGGCACCACCTGCGCGGCGAGGTGTTCTTCGCCCACAAGGCCAACCGCTCCTCGGCCCTGCTGCGACGGTTGGCGGCGACCCCAGCCGGCATCGACGTGGCGAGCCTGGGGGAGTTGCAGCACGCGCTCGGCGCCGGCTTCACCCCCCAGCGGGTCATGGCCACCGGCCCCAAGACCCGCGAGTTCCTCTGGCTCGCCGCCCGCTGCGGGATCACCGTCAACCTGGACTCACCCGCCGAACTGGACGACCTCGTCGCCCTCGTCCGCCGGCACGAACTGCCGACGGTGCGTGTCCTGGCCCGCCTGTCCGCCTTCACCTCGGCCGGGGCGACCATCCTGTCCCGACCGAGCCGGTTCGGCACCCCGCTGGCCGAGGCGGACCGGCTGTTAGCCCGCCTCGCCGAGGCGCGGGACGCGGTGGAGCTGGTCGGGGTCGCGTACCACCTCGACACCATCGGTCTGACCGAGAAGGCGGTCGCCCTGGAGGCGTGCCTGACCGTCCTCGCCGGAGCGCACCGCTACGGCCTGCACCCCCGGGTGGTCGACGTCGGTGGCGGCTTCGGCGTCGACTACCTCGCCGACGGCGCGCAGTGGGAGCGCTGGACCAGCGAGCTGGCCCGGGCCGTGCTCGGTCGTCGTCCGGAGCTGACCTGGGGCGGCCACGGCTACGGGTGGCGGGCCGAGGCGGGCACCCTGCGCGGCGCCCTGGGTCTCTATCCGGCGCACCGGCCCTCCTCGGGTCACCGCTACCTGACGGAACTGCTCGGCGCCAGCGCCACCGGTCTCGGCGGTCGCACCCTCGCCACCCTGCTCCAGGAACACCTCTACGACCTGTGGGTCGAGCCCGGCCGGGCACTGGTCGACCAGTGCGGCGCCGTGCTCGCGCGGGTGCTGGAGGTACGGCCCACCGCCGCCGGCTGCCACCTCGTCCGGCTCGATCTCAACGCCGGGGACGTCAGCCTCGAGGAGCACGGCGTGATGATGGACCCGGTCCTGCTGCCGACGACCCCGACCGCGCCGGTGGACCCCGCGACGCACGGCCATCCGGTCTACCTGCTGGGCAACCTCTGCCTGGAGGCCGACCTGATCACCCGGCGCAAGGTCTTCCTGCCCGCCCTGCCCCGCCCCGGCGACCTGCTCGCCTTCGCCAACACCGCCGGCTACTTCATGGACTTCAGCGCCGATCACGCCCTGCACCAGCCGGTGGCCCGGATGGTGGCCGCCTGGCAGGACGCCGGCAGCTGGCGCTGGTGTCTCGACGAGCAGTACTGGCCCCTCGACACCGGACGGCGACCGTCCAGCGACGAACCGACCCCCACCACGACGGCCGGCCGGTCCACCCCCCGTCCGCGCCTCCAGGAGACCGCAGCCGCATGA
- a CDS encoding ATP-binding protein yields MRIAFTGKGGSGKSTLAALFVGHLRAAGHRVLAVDADVNVHLAPLLGVTAGPEGALSRPENARQVRRHLLGTNPRVAGVEHFVPTTPPGPGSRLVTLDADDPVLVRHATALDARTHVLHVGTYEPDDIGAGCYHGHLAILENLLSHLRLDVDDWVVCDMVAGTDAFANSLHAQFDVIVVVAESTPESVSVARRYRELAAAAGVADLLAVVGNKVVDGVDRDYLARELGGAPLTVLSTQAGLRRARQAGACPRLADLDDVAPLARIAEYARSRPMSPGRREALLRALHLRLAGQDWVRSAHGDVTTQLGPVPA; encoded by the coding sequence ATGAGAATCGCTTTTACTGGCAAGGGTGGGAGCGGGAAGAGCACTCTCGCGGCCCTTTTCGTGGGACACCTGCGCGCCGCCGGGCACCGCGTGCTCGCCGTCGACGCGGACGTGAACGTGCACCTCGCGCCTCTGCTCGGGGTCACGGCCGGACCGGAGGGGGCGCTGTCCCGGCCGGAGAACGCCCGACAGGTGCGGCGGCACCTGCTGGGCACCAACCCGCGCGTGGCGGGCGTCGAGCACTTCGTGCCGACCACTCCACCCGGCCCGGGGTCGCGCCTGGTCACCCTGGACGCCGACGATCCGGTCCTGGTCCGCCACGCGACGGCGCTCGACGCGCGTACGCACGTGCTGCACGTCGGCACGTACGAGCCCGACGACATCGGCGCGGGGTGCTACCACGGGCACCTGGCCATCCTGGAGAACCTGCTGTCCCACCTGCGGCTCGACGTCGACGACTGGGTGGTCTGCGACATGGTCGCCGGCACGGACGCCTTCGCCAACTCGCTGCACGCCCAGTTCGACGTGATCGTGGTGGTCGCCGAGTCGACCCCGGAGTCCGTCTCGGTGGCCCGGCGCTACCGGGAGCTGGCGGCGGCGGCCGGGGTGGCGGACCTGCTGGCCGTGGTGGGCAACAAGGTCGTCGACGGGGTCGACCGGGACTACCTCGCCCGGGAACTCGGGGGTGCTCCGCTGACGGTGCTCTCCACCCAGGCCGGTCTGCGCCGGGCGCGGCAGGCCGGCGCGTGTCCACGCCTCGCGGACCTCGACGACGTCGCCCCGCTGGCGCGAATCGCCGAGTACGCCCGGAGCCGCCCGATGTCCCCCGGGCGGCGGGAGGCGCTGCTGCGCGCCCTGCACCTGCGACTGGCCGGCCAGGACTGGGTCCGCAGCGCCCACGGCGACGTGACCACCCAGCTCGGCCCGGTGCCCGCGTGA
- a CDS encoding Fur family transcriptional regulator, protein MVARPGPARKTRQRAEVVRLLEASDGFRSAQRMHADLRDGGVPIGLTTVYRLLQALVEFGEVDTMRLPSGERLYRRCSRTHHHHLVCRRCGRTVEIAGPAVEDWMRRTTARHGFVDVNHTLEIMGTCDGCTSR, encoded by the coding sequence GTGGTGGCGAGGCCGGGCCCTGCTCGTAAAACCCGGCAGCGGGCGGAGGTCGTCCGGTTGCTGGAGGCGTCCGACGGGTTCCGCAGTGCCCAGCGCATGCATGCCGACCTGCGCGACGGTGGTGTCCCCATCGGTCTGACCACCGTCTACCGGCTGCTCCAGGCGTTGGTCGAATTCGGCGAGGTGGACACCATGCGGCTGCCGTCCGGCGAGCGGCTCTACCGCCGGTGCAGCCGTACCCACCACCATCACCTGGTCTGCCGGCGCTGCGGTCGCACCGTCGAGATCGCCGGCCCCGCCGTCGAGGACTGGATGCGTCGCACCACCGCCCGCCACGGGTTCGTCGACGTCAACCACACGCTGGAGATCATGGGGACCTGCGACGGCTGTACCAGCCGGTAG
- the rpsN gene encoding 30S ribosomal protein S14 — protein sequence MARRSLGNRQARRVDLVARHAARRAGLKQIVTHPDTDPAVRADAVRRLARLPRDSSPVRLRSRDVVDGRPRGVLSRFGLSRVRFREMALRGELPGIRKASR from the coding sequence ATGGCGCGCCGGAGTTTGGGCAACCGCCAGGCCCGTCGGGTCGACCTCGTCGCCCGCCATGCGGCGCGCCGCGCCGGTCTGAAGCAGATCGTCACCCATCCCGACACCGATCCTGCGGTCCGCGCGGATGCGGTCCGTCGACTCGCCCGGCTGCCCCGTGACTCCAGTCCGGTACGGCTGCGCAGTCGCGACGTCGTCGACGGGCGCCCGCGCGGCGTCCTGAGCCGGTTCGGACTGTCCCGGGTGCGCTTCCGGGAGATGGCCCTGCGGGGCGAACTACCCGGGATCCGCAAGGCGTCCCGGTGA
- the rpmG gene encoding 50S ribosomal protein L33, with the protein MARQTDLRPIVRLRSTAGTGYTYVTRKNRRNDPDRLVLRRYDPVVRRHVEFREAR; encoded by the coding sequence ATGGCCCGGCAGACCGACCTCCGGCCCATCGTCCGGCTGCGCAGCACCGCCGGCACCGGCTACACATACGTCACCCGGAAGAACCGGCGCAACGACCCGGACCGGCTGGTCCTGCGCAGGTACGACCCGGTCGTGCGCCGGCACGTCGAGTTCCGCGAGGCGCGCTGA
- the rpmB gene encoding 50S ribosomal protein L28, producing MSRRCEVTGAAPSFGNAVSHSHRRTRRRWNPNLQRHRYWLASEKRWITLRLTAKALRTVDRRGIEKVVAGMRGRGVRI from the coding sequence GTGTCCCGACGATGCGAGGTCACCGGTGCCGCGCCGAGCTTCGGCAACGCCGTGTCCCACTCCCATCGGCGCACCCGTCGCCGGTGGAACCCCAACCTCCAGCGCCACCGCTACTGGCTGGCCTCGGAGAAGCGGTGGATCACCCTGCGGCTGACCGCGAAGGCACTGCGCACGGTGGACCGCAGGGGCATCGAGAAGGTCGTGGCCGGGATGCGCGGCCGGGGGGTGCGGATCTGA
- a CDS encoding CobW family GTP-binding protein, with protein MPTSPLASAGRAAAESDTRPSLTVLSGFWPAATYGVAHALLAVDPSLLLVRHDLTDVRDGTVRRVVRDGAGVREDERISLAHGCVSCTLREDVLPTLARLARTQPDRDLVLMLPEVVEPEAVAVACAHCLVDGTPITDLLHVDSYVTVVHAEHLLDGLATTDDLRARHIHAADDDNRSLADVIVRQIEYADTLVLWGRSGEGAYDTSRLSVLLSRMTPWATQVLVDDDVVDAGELSRRLRGTGRHRPETPGVLVRGLEGYTLGVHEPHPDCGVVSVVFRARRPFHPGRLHDVLEDVNAEMVRSRGHLWLASQPETVIAWDFAGGGLGLGSLGSWLVALPDPHWAEAPANRRLAAALDWDPYYGDRHQHLVFIGLDLDPAELHRTLAGCLLTDAELADGEEGWRDYHDPFAGCFPLADLAGNPAVTGGEPA; from the coding sequence ATGCCGACGTCACCTCTCGCATCGGCCGGTCGCGCCGCTGCGGAATCCGACACCCGTCCGTCCCTGACCGTGCTCAGCGGCTTCTGGCCCGCCGCCACGTACGGCGTCGCGCACGCCCTGCTCGCCGTGGACCCGTCGCTGCTGCTGGTCCGGCACGACCTCACCGACGTCCGCGACGGCACCGTGCGCCGGGTGGTCCGCGACGGCGCGGGCGTACGGGAGGACGAACGGATCTCGCTGGCCCACGGCTGCGTCTCCTGCACCCTGCGCGAGGACGTGCTGCCCACCCTCGCCCGGCTCGCCCGCACCCAGCCCGACCGGGACCTCGTACTGATGCTGCCGGAGGTGGTCGAGCCGGAGGCGGTCGCCGTGGCCTGCGCCCACTGCCTCGTCGACGGCACACCGATCACCGACCTGCTGCACGTCGACTCGTACGTCACCGTGGTGCACGCCGAGCACCTGCTCGACGGGCTGGCCACCACCGACGACCTCAGGGCCCGACACATCCACGCCGCCGACGACGACAACCGCTCACTCGCCGACGTCATCGTCCGCCAGATCGAGTACGCCGACACGCTCGTCCTGTGGGGACGGTCCGGCGAAGGCGCCTACGACACCAGCCGACTGTCGGTGCTGCTCTCGCGGATGACGCCGTGGGCGACGCAGGTGCTCGTCGACGACGACGTGGTCGACGCCGGCGAGCTGAGCCGCCGCCTGCGCGGCACCGGCCGGCACCGCCCGGAGACCCCCGGCGTGCTCGTCCGCGGGCTGGAGGGCTACACCCTCGGCGTCCACGAGCCCCACCCGGACTGCGGGGTGGTCTCGGTGGTGTTCCGGGCCCGTCGCCCGTTCCACCCGGGACGGCTGCACGACGTGTTGGAGGACGTCAACGCCGAGATGGTCCGTTCCCGCGGCCACCTCTGGCTGGCCAGCCAACCCGAGACCGTGATCGCCTGGGACTTCGCCGGCGGCGGCCTCGGCCTCGGCTCCCTCGGAAGCTGGCTGGTCGCGCTGCCGGACCCGCACTGGGCGGAGGCGCCGGCCAACCGGCGGCTCGCCGCCGCCCTGGACTGGGATCCGTACTACGGCGACCGGCACCAGCACCTGGTCTTCATCGGCCTGGACCTCGACCCGGCCGAACTGCACCGCACCCTCGCCGGCTGCCTGCTCACCGACGCCGAACTCGCCGACGGCGAGGAGGGCTGGCGCGACTACCACGACCCGTTCGCCGGTTGCTTCCCGCTCGCCGACCTCGCCGGAAACCCGGCCGTCACCGGAGGAGAGCCCGCCTGA
- a CDS encoding diacylglycerol kinase, protein MLAVTADDHLPAAPSPGGPVAVLTNPTAGRGRHRGMLPRMLDRLATAGRPVRLLEARTPEEAEATCRTAVADGVSALLAVGGDGTVHRALQAVAGTAVPFGPVPAGTGNDFAVDTGFPADPLAAVEVVVAALRDGRTHPVDLARMTGADGVHRWYGAVLAAGFDAIVNERANRMRWPRGPRRYDLAILVELARLRPRRYTLRIDGQTQEVDAVLVAVGNCPTYGGGMRICPDADPTDGLLDVVVGGRFDRRTLTRVKPRIYQGTHVGHPLVRTYRARTVDLAADGITTYADGERSLDLPVTVTAVPAAVRLLC, encoded by the coding sequence GTGCTCGCCGTGACCGCAGACGACCACCTGCCCGCCGCCCCGTCACCGGGCGGCCCCGTCGCCGTTCTGACCAACCCGACCGCTGGCCGGGGGCGGCACCGCGGGATGCTGCCCCGGATGCTGGATCGGCTGGCCACGGCTGGCCGGCCGGTCCGGTTGCTGGAGGCTCGTACCCCGGAGGAGGCCGAGGCGACGTGCCGTACGGCGGTCGCGGACGGCGTGTCGGCGCTGCTGGCCGTCGGCGGCGACGGCACCGTGCACCGCGCGTTGCAGGCGGTGGCCGGGACTGCGGTGCCGTTCGGTCCGGTACCCGCCGGCACGGGCAACGACTTCGCCGTCGACACCGGGTTCCCGGCCGACCCGCTCGCCGCCGTGGAGGTGGTCGTCGCCGCCCTGCGCGACGGCCGGACCCACCCGGTCGACCTGGCCCGGATGACCGGCGCCGACGGGGTCCACCGCTGGTACGGGGCGGTCCTGGCCGCCGGCTTCGACGCGATCGTCAACGAGCGGGCCAACCGGATGCGCTGGCCCCGGGGTCCCCGCCGGTACGACCTGGCGATCCTGGTGGAGTTGGCCCGGCTGCGGCCGCGCCGCTACACGCTGCGTATCGACGGGCAGACGCAGGAGGTGGACGCGGTGCTGGTGGCCGTGGGGAACTGCCCCACGTACGGCGGCGGAATGCGGATCTGCCCGGACGCGGACCCGACCGACGGACTGCTGGACGTGGTGGTCGGCGGCCGGTTCGACCGGCGCACCCTGACGCGGGTGAAGCCGCGCATCTACCAGGGCACCCACGTAGGACACCCGTTGGTGCGCACCTATCGGGCCCGGACCGTCGACCTGGCGGCCGACGGGATCACCACGTACGCCGACGGGGAGCGGTCGCTGGACCTGCCGGTGACGGTCACCGCCGTACCGGCGGCGGTACGGCTGCTCTGCTGA